One window from the genome of Acidobacteriota bacterium encodes:
- a CDS encoding serine/threonine-protein kinase, which produces MSREMDRLFDQAADLSPGQRQEFLREVGRSRPELARRLEELLVADGQGEAFLKTPVARLSVTPPESDGAPRRMEGRGEPRHIGSYRILRELGRGGMGEVYLAERKEAGFQRRVALKVIRAGLDSPAMRARFLRERSALSRLEHPGIARLYDGGTPDGGSPYLVMERIEGRPIDVYCREEQLSATQCIQLFLEVCDAVAYAHRNLVVHRDIKPSNVLVTDDGRPILLDFGIAKLLQGGEGEEESEGSVTRTEHRPMSLRFASPEQVLGDDITTGSDVYSLGVLLYFLLTGCSPYRRKADHLPDLEQAIVDRPPIKPSEARPSEDDEASRGSLPQRLAGDLDTILLFCLKKRPEERYESVTALAEDLRRALADRPILARPEPWSSRARRFCRRHGWGTAAALVIAALTLAFLVTLTFQNQRIRRERDFAEEERVKATTTLELLAELLQEPDSLGDFPHRSTAREVLARQPEVAEDGDTSLAATRLVAIGRAYGSLEDWRKAAEAAQRALEIRRRLHGEEHLLTAESFHDSGRFLAQVQETDLAIEHLRQALDIRRRLLPEGDVALAATEMELGRLLFQQARLGEAKTLLESARRTWLRHYGADHLKVAEVRHHLATLLRAEGSLLAAEEEFGQALAIRRRALGEDHARTLSSLNELALTRGDRGAFESAIRDLRELLEAQVRIAGPEHRRTLIVRQNLAQILARVGAFGEAKAEARKALSTWQEEHPEQWEPQVAAQTLLGRIALGQGKPKDGEEQFRNAVDIAQRHLGPEHWRAAVALIEVAEALRQQGEGREAERILRQVRDLKVSLYGEEDAGVLIVDRHLTRLLLDRGQWSAAERSFRRIREAYRRSGVSASRAALDDLALAHVLLSRGELGAAEPLIDGAVDTLRRELHEQDPRLLWAEILELAHRGLTGPADSSVLSMEKRLRRLEALQGPLAFETQQARILLDTLTDGHRREGD; this is translated from the coding sequence GTGAGCCGCGAGATGGACCGCCTCTTCGACCAGGCTGCCGACCTGTCGCCTGGTCAGCGGCAGGAGTTCCTGCGGGAAGTCGGCCGCAGCCGCCCGGAGTTGGCCCGACGACTCGAAGAACTGCTGGTCGCAGACGGTCAAGGGGAGGCCTTCCTGAAGACCCCCGTGGCCCGTTTGAGCGTGACGCCCCCCGAGAGCGATGGCGCCCCGCGGCGGATGGAGGGCCGCGGTGAGCCCCGCCACATCGGGTCCTACCGCATCCTCCGGGAGCTCGGCCGGGGAGGGATGGGGGAGGTCTACCTCGCCGAGAGGAAGGAGGCGGGGTTCCAGCGCCGGGTGGCCCTCAAGGTGATCCGTGCGGGGCTCGATTCCCCCGCCATGCGGGCTCGCTTTCTGCGCGAGCGCTCGGCCCTCTCCCGGTTGGAGCATCCCGGCATCGCCCGTCTCTATGACGGCGGCACTCCGGACGGCGGTTCCCCCTACCTGGTCATGGAGCGCATCGAGGGGAGGCCCATCGACGTCTACTGCCGGGAGGAGCAGCTCTCCGCGACGCAATGCATTCAGCTCTTCCTCGAGGTCTGTGATGCGGTGGCCTATGCGCATCGCAATTTGGTGGTGCATCGGGATATCAAGCCGAGCAACGTTCTGGTCACCGACGATGGCCGCCCCATCCTGCTGGACTTCGGCATCGCCAAGCTTCTGCAGGGGGGCGAGGGGGAAGAGGAGTCGGAGGGGAGCGTGACCCGCACGGAGCATCGCCCCATGAGCCTCCGCTTCGCCAGTCCGGAGCAGGTCTTGGGCGACGACATCACCACCGGTTCCGACGTCTATTCCCTCGGGGTCCTGCTCTACTTCCTCCTCACCGGCTGCAGCCCTTACCGCCGCAAAGCCGACCATCTTCCGGACCTGGAACAGGCCATTGTCGACCGGCCGCCCATCAAGCCCAGCGAGGCACGACCCTCCGAAGACGATGAGGCCTCGAGGGGCTCCCTCCCCCAAAGGCTCGCCGGAGATCTCGACACCATCCTCCTCTTCTGCCTGAAGAAGCGACCGGAGGAGCGGTACGAATCCGTGACGGCGTTGGCGGAGGATCTGAGGCGAGCCCTCGCGGATCGACCGATCCTGGCGCGTCCGGAGCCCTGGTCCAGTCGCGCTCGAAGGTTCTGTCGGCGCCATGGGTGGGGGACGGCGGCGGCGCTGGTCATCGCCGCCCTGACCCTGGCCTTCCTGGTGACCCTGACCTTCCAGAACCAGCGCATTCGCCGGGAGCGGGACTTCGCCGAGGAGGAGCGCGTCAAGGCGACGACGACCCTCGAGCTCTTGGCGGAGCTTCTCCAGGAGCCGGACTCCCTCGGGGACTTTCCCCATCGGTCCACGGCTCGGGAGGTGCTCGCCCGACAGCCCGAGGTCGCTGAAGACGGGGACACCTCTCTCGCTGCCACCCGGCTGGTGGCCATCGGCCGCGCTTATGGAAGTCTGGAGGATTGGAGGAAAGCCGCCGAGGCGGCCCAGCGGGCGCTCGAAATCCGGCGCCGCCTGCACGGTGAGGAACACCTTCTCACCGCCGAGTCCTTCCACGACTCGGGCCGTTTCCTGGCGCAGGTCCAAGAAACGGACCTCGCCATCGAGCATCTGCGCCAGGCTCTCGACATCCGCCGCCGGCTGCTGCCGGAAGGCGATGTCGCCCTGGCCGCCACCGAGATGGAGCTCGGCCGCCTCCTCTTTCAGCAGGCTCGCCTGGGCGAAGCCAAGACTCTGCTGGAGTCGGCCCGCCGGACTTGGCTCCGGCACTACGGAGCCGACCACCTCAAGGTCGCGGAAGTCCGCCATCACCTGGCGACGCTCCTGCGGGCCGAGGGCTCGCTGCTCGCCGCGGAAGAAGAATTCGGGCAAGCCCTCGCCATCCGGCGCCGCGCCCTGGGGGAGGACCACGCCAGAACTCTGAGCTCGCTGAACGAGCTGGCGCTGACCCGGGGTGACCGCGGTGCCTTCGAGTCTGCGATCCGAGATCTGCGGGAGCTTCTAGAAGCTCAAGTACGGATCGCCGGACCGGAGCACCGCCGCACCCTCATCGTCCGCCAGAATCTCGCCCAAATTCTGGCGAGAGTTGGCGCTTTCGGCGAAGCGAAGGCCGAGGCTCGGAAGGCCCTGAGCACGTGGCAAGAGGAGCACCCGGAGCAGTGGGAGCCGCAGGTGGCCGCCCAGACCCTGCTCGGCAGGATCGCCCTCGGTCAGGGAAAACCGAAGGACGGAGAGGAGCAGTTTCGGAACGCTGTGGACATCGCTCAGCGCCACCTCGGCCCGGAGCATTGGCGGGCTGCGGTGGCGCTCATCGAGGTCGCCGAGGCCCTCCGGCAACAGGGGGAGGGCCGGGAGGCCGAGCGGATCCTGAGACAGGTCCGCGATCTCAAGGTCTCTCTCTATGGCGAGGAGGACGCCGGGGTTCTGATCGTCGACCGGCACCTGACCCGCCTGCTCCTCGACCGGGGCCAGTGGTCGGCGGCGGAGCGGTCCTTCCGGAGAATTCGCGAAGCCTATCGCCGCAGCGGAGTCTCCGCCTCCCGGGCCGCCCTCGATGATCTGGCCCTCGCTCACGTCCTGCTCTCCCGAGGCGAGCTCGGGGCTGCCGAGCCGCTCATCGATGGAGCGGTCGACACGCTCCGGCGGGAGCTGCACGAGCAGGATCCCCGGCTGCTCTGGGCGGAGATTCTCGAGCTCGCCCACCGAGGCCTCACCGGTCCGGCTGACTCCTCCGTACTCTCCATGGAGAAGCGACTGCGGCGATTGGAGGCTCTGCAAGGTCCCCTGGCCTTCGAAACGCAGCAAGCCCGGATTCTCCTGGATACCCTGACCGACGGCCACCGCCGGGAGGGAGACTGA